A stretch of Corynebacterium timonense DNA encodes these proteins:
- the ppk2 gene encoding polyphosphate kinase 2, translating to MADHTDDDMPMLDLAEIEGYWVDDSDEDDPVLLQPDGTPIETWRENYPYDERLKRDEYEKIKRALQIELLKWQNWTKDTGQRHIIIFEGRDAAGKGGTIKRFNEHLNPRGARTVALEKPSPRESTSWYFQRYIEHFPAGGEIVFFDRSWYNRSGVERVMGFCTESQHAEFLREVPMLENMILGSGISLTKFWFSVTQKEQRTRFAIRQVDPVRQWKLSPMDLASLDKWDDYTRAKEEQFRYTDTDESPWITIKSNDKKRARINAMRYILSKFEYTNKDHDVVGEPDPLIVKRGRDQIGD from the coding sequence ATGGCTGACCACACTGACGACGATATGCCGATGCTGGACCTCGCGGAGATCGAGGGTTACTGGGTGGACGACTCGGACGAGGACGACCCGGTCCTCCTCCAGCCGGACGGGACCCCGATTGAGACGTGGCGGGAGAACTACCCCTACGACGAGCGTTTGAAGCGCGACGAGTACGAGAAGATCAAGCGCGCCCTGCAGATTGAGCTGCTGAAGTGGCAGAACTGGACCAAGGACACGGGCCAGCGCCACATTATTATTTTCGAAGGCCGCGACGCCGCCGGGAAGGGCGGCACCATCAAGCGCTTCAATGAGCACCTCAATCCGCGTGGGGCGCGGACGGTGGCGCTGGAAAAGCCGTCGCCACGCGAAAGCACCTCCTGGTACTTCCAGCGCTACATCGAGCACTTCCCGGCGGGGGGAGAGATCGTCTTCTTCGACCGCTCCTGGTACAACCGCTCCGGCGTGGAGCGCGTGATGGGCTTTTGCACCGAATCGCAGCACGCGGAGTTTTTGCGCGAGGTGCCCATGCTGGAGAACATGATCCTCGGCTCCGGCATCTCGTTGACCAAGTTCTGGTTCTCGGTGACCCAGAAGGAGCAGCGCACGCGCTTTGCTATCCGCCAGGTCGACCCGGTGCGCCAGTGGAAGCTTTCCCCGATGGATCTAGCCTCCCTGGACAAGTGGGACGACTACACCCGCGCCAAGGAGGAGCAGTTCCGCTACACGGATACTGACGAATCGCCCTGGATCACCATCAAGTCCAACGACAAAAAGCGCGCCCGCATCAACGCGATGCGCTACATCTTGAGCAAGTTCGAGTACACGAACAAGGACCACGATGTTGTCGGTGAGCCCGACCCGCTGATCGTCAAGCGCGGGCGCGACCAGATCGGCGACTAA
- a CDS encoding enoyl-CoA hydratase-related protein, with protein sequence MLVSVEQRGALAVLTLTRHEKRNAISVSLAAELVRALRALGPDTRAVLLTGAGTCFSAGADLSEKTLGGGFFEAFDELVTTLRALSVPVVAYVNGPAIGAGMMLTMACDLRVVSSAASFRIPVGDMAIGVNEWVVTSLADLVGGSRARVMLYTGGALDAAAAADCGYGIPGESIDDAVRLAETVAAKAPLTQRNIKMRFAPDLHTPEELDAATEAPFRSSDIVESGRARAEKRQPRFTGA encoded by the coding sequence ATGCTGGTCTCCGTCGAGCAGCGCGGCGCTCTCGCCGTTCTCACCCTCACCCGGCACGAAAAGCGCAACGCCATCAGCGTGAGCCTCGCGGCGGAGCTGGTCCGCGCGCTGCGGGCGCTTGGCCCCGACACCCGCGCCGTGCTGCTCACCGGCGCCGGCACCTGCTTCAGCGCCGGCGCCGACCTCAGCGAGAAGACACTCGGCGGCGGCTTCTTTGAGGCCTTCGACGAGCTCGTCACCACCTTGCGCGCCCTGTCCGTGCCCGTCGTCGCCTACGTCAACGGCCCCGCCATCGGCGCGGGCATGATGCTCACCATGGCGTGCGACCTGCGCGTCGTCTCCAGTGCGGCGTCGTTCCGCATCCCGGTCGGCGACATGGCCATCGGGGTCAACGAGTGGGTGGTCACCAGCCTCGCGGACCTCGTCGGTGGGTCGCGGGCCCGCGTGATGCTGTATACCGGCGGGGCGCTCGACGCTGCGGCGGCCGCGGACTGCGGCTACGGCATCCCCGGCGAGAGCATCGACGACGCCGTGCGCCTCGCCGAGACCGTAGCGGCGAAGGCGCCGCTGACGCAGCGCAACATCAAGATGCGCTTCGCCCCCGACCTGCACACACCCGAGGAGCTCGACGCCGCCACCGAGGCGCCGTTTCGTTCCTCCGACATCGTCGAGTCGGGGCGGGCGCGGGCGGAGAAGCGTCAGCCGCGGTTCACGGGGGCGTAG
- a CDS encoding DUF5979 domain-containing protein, with translation MRITPNGYQEACSSRNPHSDTMFGPGNFRSAIQWYYATSNFRDFVCRIPGAIVGDPPARPGTWVYERLNPTGLRIALAGSRGEPQAFAMGINLSRASVPSAPVSVDSQVFEQRQTGQVTAFRPSDFQVFARQGGTDTRIDAAPGTTGAYIRGRNADGSYAGSVVYRSTATGPQAGLATRRYEPTWTCTLADANSTALTRTFTAGTEPGDMPVKVNNSANGTSSEVVVTDPSGRVPSCTVQWKTRFQPSTLNLRKTVTGNAENFNELQRRTFTLSYACADLAVSGVAVTQAYPGIALTGSVQVERGTTRTVITLPKGANCTVREDTASARPPAGTTLDVQWNQPPTAPAEAPNGGSATHQVQLQDTNTAHAYNQYTYGTGTLVLSKEILGQPVEDGFQLSSYSFEIICAATNAAPWRATISMTRSGSRVSGSTEVSGIPVGQDCTVRPLTDLEGAQRTQIAFAGREVTVDGAPVPVDPSANYSYHFTLPVREASRSEMHFRTRYQYVVRDVSVTKVIDGPASGSGDLAGKTYAVHYRCEAPTGRIVEGTVHVGGESADAVIQEVPVGSQCAMWEDNPGDTQNTVFAGAQLRATDANDVLTVVDNADGRTTPVLTVWPSQQGERNLVTVVNTYDYKLGTVAVAKVVRNSASTPAPNSYTIRFNCGVRNIGSQVVVLEGSAQVSAGGRVVLSASTPAANDQSGAMGVPYGNTCTFTEDPPQYGAALVMSTDVAEKNLTVAAPESTVTVTNVFTPAGEGLTVVQSLGGVGALIPENGMSYRLTCRAAATPESPLPQSKTYTFSLTNTQTYHVPAEELSLGSECVLTEEPVDDLHRVNYNGTTYEINREVTLASADSDNIALGVPFTVGESTVLGVSAVYSYKLSTVTTIKSVTFDQATEQYISEERKQVKRERQFPITLACTNPDGSDGVRISTTIMNGQRLSQGGIPEGAECVGSEGATTTAVGIELRTRIGLNTDEGATVSEGNSITFTARAGDDLIQLENNYARRLTDITLEKIAVLPGDVRGHYADSGQDLQQQLHEHSFDLVCRDPYTGDTADLHTATQPIKGEGTTTFTGVPVGADCFLSGDKFGPLHLTMKEGDQNLEAYLRPEEVDWVVDRAGGNVTRDVDLDDGITQSPLIQTTDRAADNHVTLTNRYGYEYSTVRLDKTVKASEEDLALLSQDSRFYFAAQCRAIGYRTDTIGVGDAVIPGSLGRGDFDASGRYSSPAAEVPAGSLCTFQEATVVGLPPELKLTVTSGSNEDVEPKRPRVATGRAPAPGASEPTVFTFTNTFERRTSPVGLILRQSGYLVGAAPEGYTAAVTCGAEETRRTYPLESVIEGVLPTTDGTVLADTTLALPVGVECHITFENSPALAARGEVEVVRGDRRPYLRFASWNGTTYSGSSTPLVDVPIDDVPAKTYDTTFTVPGDAPSTSTTFVVGAEFHHPRATYDVRFTKESVGAEGEGMTFAFRHACDAEEEEFTLKAGRSFLIRDVPVNRPCVVTEVDNGNHNVDPALSIDDMGARIGGSSADPENRRVVFTPLAANANDTSRAGADWAVSVLNSFPGIAVTKKIPGTPVSAVTGAVADRAILADDATSFTVTYTVANTGVFDAELAAIADPSLAGYTVASDTGSALVGAEGAIPAEVCPLTTIAPNETYTCTFSVDISAEPTDRTFSYYGEVGVAAYSNGQKVVATDGYGALRLTGILGGLLPDTGMQTLAWLLGIGLLLFGYGAWRFLRRDEVKGGSHAMR, from the coding sequence ATGCGCATCACCCCGAACGGGTACCAGGAGGCGTGCTCCTCCAGAAATCCCCACAGCGACACGATGTTCGGGCCGGGCAATTTTAGAAGCGCCATCCAATGGTATTACGCCACCAGTAACTTCCGGGATTTCGTGTGCCGCATCCCGGGCGCGATCGTGGGCGACCCGCCGGCGCGCCCCGGTACCTGGGTGTACGAGCGGCTCAACCCCACAGGCCTCCGCATCGCCTTGGCCGGTAGCCGCGGAGAGCCGCAGGCCTTCGCCATGGGCATCAACTTGTCCCGCGCTTCTGTCCCGTCCGCGCCGGTGTCGGTGGACTCGCAGGTCTTTGAGCAGCGTCAGACCGGGCAGGTCACAGCGTTTCGGCCCAGCGACTTCCAGGTGTTCGCCAGGCAAGGAGGAACCGACACGCGCATCGACGCCGCGCCCGGCACGACCGGCGCCTACATCCGCGGCCGCAACGCCGACGGCAGTTACGCGGGGTCTGTGGTCTACCGGTCGACAGCCACCGGCCCCCAGGCGGGCCTGGCAACGCGGCGCTATGAACCCACGTGGACATGCACGCTTGCCGACGCCAACTCGACCGCCCTCACCCGCACCTTCACCGCTGGAACCGAGCCGGGCGATATGCCGGTCAAGGTAAACAACAGTGCTAACGGGACGAGCAGCGAGGTCGTGGTCACCGACCCGTCCGGACGCGTCCCCTCGTGCACGGTGCAGTGGAAAACCCGATTCCAGCCGTCCACCCTGAACCTGCGGAAAACGGTCACGGGCAACGCGGAAAACTTCAACGAGCTCCAGCGCCGCACCTTCACGCTGTCCTACGCGTGCGCCGACCTGGCCGTGAGCGGCGTTGCCGTGACCCAGGCTTACCCGGGCATTGCACTGACCGGCTCCGTTCAGGTCGAGCGGGGCACGACGAGGACGGTGATCACCCTGCCGAAGGGCGCGAACTGCACCGTGCGGGAGGACACCGCGTCGGCGCGGCCGCCGGCGGGGACGACACTCGACGTGCAGTGGAACCAACCGCCGACGGCGCCGGCGGAGGCGCCGAACGGCGGCAGCGCGACCCACCAGGTGCAGCTCCAAGACACCAACACGGCGCACGCCTACAACCAATACACCTACGGCACTGGCACGCTGGTGCTGAGCAAGGAGATCCTGGGCCAGCCCGTCGAGGACGGCTTCCAGCTCAGCTCCTACAGTTTTGAGATCATCTGCGCGGCCACCAACGCCGCGCCCTGGCGCGCCACCATCTCGATGACACGTTCCGGATCGCGCGTGTCAGGCAGCACAGAGGTGAGCGGCATCCCCGTCGGGCAAGATTGCACCGTCCGTCCGCTGACGGACCTTGAGGGCGCCCAGCGCACCCAGATCGCATTCGCGGGGCGCGAGGTTACTGTCGACGGCGCACCTGTCCCCGTCGACCCGAGTGCTAACTACTCGTACCATTTCACCCTGCCGGTCAGGGAGGCGTCGAGAAGCGAAATGCACTTCCGCACGCGCTACCAGTACGTCGTCCGCGACGTGTCCGTGACCAAAGTGATTGATGGGCCGGCCTCAGGTAGCGGCGACCTGGCCGGGAAGACGTACGCGGTGCACTACCGTTGCGAAGCGCCGACCGGCAGGATCGTCGAGGGGACGGTGCACGTCGGCGGGGAGAGCGCCGACGCGGTGATCCAAGAAGTGCCGGTGGGATCGCAGTGCGCGATGTGGGAAGACAACCCCGGCGACACCCAGAACACAGTGTTTGCGGGCGCGCAGCTGCGCGCCACCGACGCGAACGACGTGTTGACCGTCGTCGACAACGCCGACGGGCGCACGACTCCCGTGCTCACCGTGTGGCCGAGCCAGCAGGGCGAGCGCAACCTTGTCACCGTCGTGAACACCTACGACTACAAGCTCGGCACCGTCGCGGTGGCCAAGGTTGTTCGCAACAGCGCGAGCACACCCGCCCCCAATTCCTACACCATCAGGTTCAACTGCGGCGTGCGCAACATCGGTTCCCAGGTCGTTGTGCTGGAAGGCTCCGCGCAGGTGAGCGCGGGCGGACGGGTCGTTCTCTCCGCCTCGACCCCGGCGGCCAACGACCAATCCGGGGCGATGGGCGTGCCCTACGGCAACACCTGCACCTTCACCGAGGACCCGCCGCAGTACGGCGCCGCGCTGGTGATGTCGACCGACGTGGCCGAAAAGAATCTCACCGTTGCCGCCCCCGAGTCAACGGTGACGGTGACCAACGTGTTCACCCCGGCTGGCGAAGGGCTCACCGTGGTGCAAAGCCTCGGCGGCGTGGGCGCCCTCATCCCGGAAAACGGCATGTCCTACCGCCTGACGTGCCGGGCTGCCGCGACCCCCGAATCACCTCTACCGCAGAGCAAGACGTACACTTTCTCGCTGACGAACACGCAAACGTATCACGTCCCTGCGGAAGAGCTCTCCCTCGGCAGCGAATGCGTGCTCACTGAGGAGCCGGTGGACGACCTGCACCGGGTGAACTACAACGGCACCACCTACGAGATCAACCGCGAGGTCACCCTCGCGTCCGCGGACTCGGACAACATCGCGCTTGGGGTGCCGTTTACCGTGGGGGAGAGCACCGTGTTGGGCGTGTCGGCGGTATATAGCTACAAGCTCTCGACGGTGACCACCATCAAATCGGTGACCTTTGACCAGGCAACGGAGCAGTACATCTCCGAGGAACGCAAACAGGTGAAGCGGGAGCGCCAGTTTCCCATCACCCTGGCCTGCACCAACCCCGACGGCTCAGACGGGGTGAGGATTAGCACCACCATCATGAACGGCCAGCGGCTCAGCCAGGGTGGTATCCCGGAGGGCGCGGAATGCGTCGGATCCGAGGGCGCAACGACCACGGCGGTGGGCATCGAGCTGCGCACACGCATTGGTCTGAACACGGACGAGGGAGCCACCGTAAGTGAAGGCAACAGCATCACTTTCACAGCCCGGGCCGGAGACGACCTCATCCAGCTGGAAAACAACTACGCCCGCCGACTGACAGACATCACGCTGGAAAAGATCGCGGTCCTGCCCGGCGACGTGCGTGGCCACTACGCCGACTCGGGGCAGGACCTGCAGCAGCAGCTTCACGAGCATTCGTTCGACCTTGTGTGCAGGGACCCATATACGGGTGACACTGCGGACTTGCACACCGCGACCCAGCCCATCAAAGGCGAGGGCACGACGACCTTCACCGGGGTGCCCGTGGGGGCCGACTGCTTCCTCAGCGGCGACAAGTTCGGCCCTCTCCACCTCACCATGAAAGAAGGCGATCAGAACCTCGAGGCGTACCTGCGCCCCGAGGAGGTCGATTGGGTGGTTGACCGCGCCGGCGGCAATGTCACGCGCGACGTCGATCTGGATGACGGTATCACGCAGTCCCCGCTCATCCAGACCACCGACCGCGCAGCCGACAACCACGTCACACTGACCAACCGATACGGCTACGAATACTCCACGGTGCGGCTTGACAAGACGGTCAAGGCCAGCGAGGAAGACCTCGCGTTGCTGAGCCAGGACTCCCGGTTCTACTTCGCGGCGCAGTGCAGGGCGATCGGCTACCGCACGGACACCATCGGCGTCGGCGACGCCGTCATCCCCGGCTCGCTTGGCCGTGGCGACTTCGACGCCTCAGGGAGGTACTCGAGCCCGGCCGCCGAGGTTCCGGCCGGTTCGCTGTGTACGTTCCAGGAGGCCACCGTCGTGGGGCTACCGCCGGAGCTGAAACTGACGGTGACCTCGGGCTCCAACGAGGACGTCGAGCCGAAGCGCCCGAGGGTGGCCACCGGCCGCGCGCCCGCCCCAGGAGCGTCGGAGCCGACGGTCTTCACGTTCACCAACACCTTTGAGCGCCGCACGAGCCCCGTCGGCCTCATCCTGCGCCAAAGCGGATACCTCGTGGGCGCCGCGCCGGAAGGCTACACCGCCGCAGTCACCTGCGGTGCGGAGGAGACGCGCAGGACCTACCCGCTGGAATCCGTCATCGAGGGCGTGTTGCCCACCACCGACGGCACCGTCCTCGCCGACACAACCCTCGCCTTGCCCGTCGGCGTCGAATGCCACATCACCTTCGAGAACAGCCCCGCGCTCGCCGCGCGCGGCGAAGTGGAAGTGGTGCGCGGGGATCGCCGTCCGTACTTGCGATTCGCCTCGTGGAACGGCACCACGTACTCGGGCTCCTCCACGCCGCTTGTCGACGTCCCAATCGACGACGTCCCCGCCAAAACCTACGACACCACGTTCACTGTCCCCGGGGACGCCCCGAGCACAAGCACCACCTTTGTCGTGGGAGCCGAGTTCCATCACCCGCGAGCGACCTACGACGTGCGCTTTACCAAGGAGTCCGTCGGCGCGGAAGGCGAGGGCATGACATTCGCGTTCCGCCACGCCTGTGACGCCGAGGAGGAGGAGTTCACGCTCAAGGCGGGCCGCAGCTTCCTCATCAGGGATGTGCCCGTCAACCGGCCCTGCGTCGTGACGGAGGTGGACAACGGAAACCACAACGTCGACCCTGCGCTCAGCATCGACGACATGGGGGCCCGGATTGGCGGGAGTAGCGCCGACCCCGAGAACCGGCGTGTCGTGTTCACGCCGCTGGCCGCGAATGCCAACGACACGTCGCGCGCCGGCGCCGACTGGGCGGTGTCCGTGCTCAACAGCTTCCCCGGTATCGCGGTGACCAAAAAGATCCCGGGCACTCCTGTCAGCGCCGTCACAGGAGCGGTCGCTGACCGGGCGATCCTCGCCGACGACGCCACCAGCTTCACGGTGACCTACACCGTGGCCAACACGGGCGTCTTCGACGCCGAGCTGGCCGCCATCGCAGACCCCTCCCTCGCGGGCTACACCGTGGCTTCTGACACAGGGTCCGCGCTCGTCGGCGCAGAGGGCGCCATCCCGGCCGAGGTGTGCCCGTTGACGACCATCGCGCCGAACGAGACCTATACCTGCACGTTCAGCGTGGACATATCCGCCGAGCCAACAGATAGGACATTTTCCTACTACGGCGAGGTCGGCGTCGCCGCGTACTCGAACGGGCAGAAGGTCGTGGCCACCGACGGTTACGGCGCGTTGCGCTTGACGGGCATCCTCGGCGGCCTCCTCCCTGATACGGGCATGCAGACCCTCGCCTGGCTGCTGGGTATCGGCCTGCTCCTCTTTGGCTACGGCGCCTGGCGCTTCCTGCGCCGCGACGAGGTGAAAGGAGGCTCCCATGCGATGCGTTAA
- a CDS encoding SpaH/EbpB family LPXTG-anchored major pilin, translating to MSRMTQKTLALAAAAAVATAAPLAIAQETTPAPSQVAPGVNPNADVSLTIDKRLGEVGSTTPLEGSSFRVERVQMNNPLTTAAGWQEASEIAAAGAANAPVTGDEVTKQTGQDGRAVFDELTVGLYRVTELQNGNYTVAAPFLVTLPLLENGTLNYTPTISPKNQLLEPTKSAEDTNVTVGEDIVYTIHAPVPAGDVLRDGTRTINQFRIEDTLQAELTYNAIQPARVTVTGGPDGATLEPAHYTVTWDDAANTLTVNFTAEGRQQLATWRATHPGLAVEVEFNATVTQIPANGRVSNTAQVYIPNAEDPLDTTPATEDDGQGSEVITQYVNVAVSKTVNGENVDGEATGAGAVFNVYECTSQDNGGYVVAEGAQPLVGTNQEGTAPASADLEAAGGSAAAPAVAAGYALQFDPEKQYCAVETTPPSGYLLNPDPTPLNLNPAPTPEGQRPLYTATVNNVRDTIIGRLPATGERTMIILLALGLVLFVAGAAYQLRRKNN from the coding sequence ATGTCCCGCATGACCCAGAAGACCCTGGCCCTCGCGGCCGCGGCCGCCGTGGCCACTGCCGCCCCGCTCGCCATCGCCCAGGAGACCACCCCCGCCCCGTCGCAGGTCGCGCCGGGCGTGAACCCCAACGCCGATGTCAGCCTGACCATTGACAAGCGCCTCGGCGAGGTCGGCTCAACTACGCCGCTCGAAGGCTCCTCGTTCCGCGTCGAGCGCGTCCAGATGAACAACCCGCTCACCACCGCAGCAGGCTGGCAGGAAGCCTCCGAGATCGCTGCTGCTGGTGCCGCGAATGCCCCCGTCACCGGTGACGAGGTGACCAAGCAAACCGGCCAAGACGGCAGGGCCGTGTTCGACGAGCTCACCGTGGGCCTGTACCGCGTCACCGAACTACAAAACGGCAACTACACCGTCGCCGCCCCCTTCCTGGTCACCCTGCCGCTGCTGGAAAACGGCACGCTCAATTACACGCCGACGATCTCGCCGAAGAACCAGCTCCTCGAGCCCACTAAATCCGCGGAGGACACCAATGTCACCGTCGGCGAGGACATCGTCTACACCATCCACGCCCCCGTGCCCGCCGGCGACGTCCTGCGCGACGGCACCCGCACGATCAACCAGTTCCGCATCGAAGACACCCTCCAGGCGGAACTGACGTACAACGCGATCCAGCCGGCGCGCGTGACCGTCACCGGCGGCCCCGACGGCGCCACCCTGGAACCCGCGCACTACACCGTCACGTGGGATGACGCGGCCAACACGCTGACGGTTAACTTCACCGCCGAGGGGCGCCAGCAGCTCGCTACATGGCGCGCGACTCACCCAGGCCTCGCCGTGGAAGTCGAGTTCAACGCCACCGTGACCCAGATCCCCGCCAACGGCCGTGTGAGCAACACGGCGCAGGTGTACATCCCCAACGCCGAGGACCCGCTGGACACGACACCGGCGACGGAGGACGACGGCCAGGGCAGCGAGGTGATCACCCAGTACGTCAACGTCGCTGTGAGCAAGACCGTCAACGGCGAAAATGTCGATGGCGAGGCGACCGGTGCGGGCGCGGTGTTCAACGTCTACGAGTGCACCAGCCAGGACAACGGTGGTTACGTCGTTGCCGAAGGCGCGCAGCCGCTGGTGGGCACCAACCAGGAAGGCACCGCACCGGCCAGCGCGGACCTCGAGGCCGCCGGCGGCAGTGCTGCGGCGCCGGCTGTGGCCGCCGGATACGCCCTGCAGTTCGACCCGGAGAAGCAGTACTGCGCGGTCGAGACCACTCCGCCTAGCGGCTACCTGCTCAACCCGGATCCCACCCCGCTTAACCTCAACCCGGCGCCCACGCCGGAAGGTCAGCGCCCCCTGTACACCGCCACCGTCAACAACGTGCGCGACACCATCATCGGCCGCCTCCCGGCGACCGGTGAACGCACCATGATCATCCTGCTCGCCCTCGGCCTCGTGCTCTTCGTCGCCGGCGCCGCGTACCAGCTGCGCCGCAAGAACAACTAG
- a CDS encoding class C sortase: MKTSEKRGNVVSLIVLLLGAALLLYPVVSTLANHYSMIRQNEAYSGAMTSLSDEARAEQLRRAHEYNEWLLATGPHARAPIPGDDGFDYYMSQLTLPENFSTIARVRIPAINVDLSVVHTTDPKVLYDSAGHMYGSTLPVGGDGTNAVISAHTGMVNAAMFDQLPLLKEGEDIYIDVMGERLRYRMVGREVVKPENYEAVTYEPGKDKLTLITCTPYGLNTDRLLVHAERAPLDPGAAEPAVSGWAWSWWMVAVCVLVFTVLGLILWRELRRRQRATKVAAS; the protein is encoded by the coding sequence GTGAAAACGTCTGAAAAGCGCGGCAATGTTGTCTCGCTCATCGTCCTGCTGCTCGGGGCGGCGCTGCTGCTGTACCCGGTGGTGTCGACGCTGGCGAACCACTACAGCATGATCCGCCAGAACGAGGCGTACTCGGGCGCTATGACCTCCCTCAGCGACGAAGCGCGCGCCGAACAGCTTCGCCGAGCGCACGAGTACAATGAGTGGCTGCTGGCCACCGGCCCCCACGCCCGCGCCCCGATCCCGGGAGACGACGGCTTTGACTACTACATGTCGCAGTTGACCCTGCCCGAGAACTTCTCCACCATCGCGCGCGTGCGCATTCCCGCGATCAACGTCGATCTGTCCGTTGTGCACACCACGGATCCGAAGGTGCTCTACGACTCGGCGGGCCACATGTACGGCTCGACCCTCCCCGTCGGTGGCGATGGCACCAACGCCGTCATCTCCGCGCACACCGGCATGGTCAACGCCGCGATGTTTGACCAGCTGCCCCTCCTCAAAGAGGGCGAGGACATCTACATTGACGTCATGGGCGAGCGTCTGCGCTACCGCATGGTGGGGCGCGAGGTGGTCAAACCGGAAAACTACGAGGCCGTCACCTACGAGCCCGGCAAAGATAAACTCACCCTCATCACGTGTACCCCCTACGGGCTCAACACCGACAGGCTCCTCGTCCACGCCGAGCGCGCCCCGCTCGACCCGGGGGCGGCCGAGCCCGCTGTAAGCGGGTGGGCGTGGTCGTGGTGGATGGTCGCCGTGTGCGTGCTGGTATTTACCGTCCTGGGGCTCATCCTGTGGCGCGAGCTGCGCAGGCGGCAGCGCGCAACGAAGGTTGCTGCGAGCTAG
- a CDS encoding potassium channel family protein: MANFPGALLRGRQKIDIPPVVVIGLGRFGGSLAYELTRCGVEVLGIDADERVAREYSQGLSDALVADTTDAEALRQLGIPEMGRVVLGIGSALEASILTASNLVELGVADIWAKADSESHARILRQLGVHHVVRPEHDTGRRVAHLLGGRFQDFAELADNYGVIKMVPPRTLLDAPLDPTALWRTHHIQVVSARTSAGAWQPVYPGARLTPTDLVVLAGAPDDLERFSRL; encoded by the coding sequence TTGGCTAACTTCCCCGGCGCGCTCCTGCGCGGCAGGCAGAAAATTGATATTCCCCCGGTTGTCGTCATCGGGCTCGGCCGCTTCGGCGGCTCCCTCGCCTACGAGCTCACCCGCTGCGGGGTGGAGGTCTTAGGCATCGACGCCGACGAGCGGGTCGCGCGCGAGTACTCGCAGGGGCTAAGCGACGCCCTCGTCGCCGACACCACCGACGCCGAGGCGCTGCGCCAGCTGGGCATCCCGGAGATGGGCCGCGTGGTCCTGGGCATCGGCTCGGCGCTCGAGGCGTCCATCCTCACCGCCTCTAACCTCGTCGAGCTGGGCGTCGCCGACATCTGGGCGAAGGCGGACTCGGAGTCCCACGCCCGCATCCTGCGCCAGCTCGGGGTCCACCACGTCGTGCGCCCGGAGCACGACACGGGCCGGCGCGTCGCGCATCTGCTCGGCGGCCGCTTCCAGGACTTCGCGGAGCTCGCGGACAACTACGGCGTGATCAAGATGGTGCCGCCGCGCACGCTTCTCGACGCCCCCCTCGACCCCACCGCCCTCTGGCGCACACACCACATCCAGGTCGTCTCGGCGCGCACCTCCGCCGGCGCGTGGCAGCCGGTGTACCCGGGCGCGCGCCTTACCCCCACGGACCTGGTGGTGCTGGCGGGCGCGCCGGATGATTTGGAGCGCTTCTCGCGGCTCTAG